The following coding sequences are from one uncultured Cohaesibacter sp. window:
- a CDS encoding TlpA disulfide reductase family protein, with protein sequence MPSFTASLRLFRASLLLLVVSVIPVSAWAQGSCPLAKAQIDTINPMIKGNIAALQTNGHPIDFSSLAFKREDGSAVSLADFRGKTVLLNLWATWCAPCRHEMPDLDALQAALGGGDFEVVTVSLDRKSPDKPRAFFDEIGIEHLTLYYDEKMAMFPSLRSKGMAFGMPSTLLINKEGCSLAHMAGPAAWASDEALALIRAITQKEQAKAEDCHCLGPGQASLLKKINMSAALKP encoded by the coding sequence ATGCCGTCTTTCACTGCCTCATTGAGACTGTTTCGTGCCAGTTTGTTGCTTCTTGTGGTCTCAGTGATTCCTGTTTCAGCCTGGGCGCAAGGCAGCTGTCCTCTTGCCAAGGCTCAGATTGATACGATCAATCCGATGATCAAGGGCAATATTGCGGCGCTTCAGACAAATGGCCATCCGATTGATTTCAGCTCTCTGGCCTTCAAGCGCGAGGATGGCAGCGCGGTTTCCCTTGCCGATTTCAGGGGCAAGACGGTGCTGCTCAATCTGTGGGCGACATGGTGCGCCCCCTGCCGTCATGAAATGCCTGATCTGGATGCGTTGCAGGCTGCACTGGGAGGAGGTGACTTCGAGGTGGTCACGGTCAGCCTTGATCGCAAGTCTCCAGACAAGCCGCGAGCCTTTTTCGATGAGATCGGGATTGAGCATCTGACGCTTTATTACGACGAGAAAATGGCCATGTTCCCATCCTTGCGCTCCAAGGGAATGGCGTTCGGCATGCCTTCAACGCTTCTCATTAATAAGGAGGGCTGCTCTTTGGCACATATGGCCGGGCCAGCAGCATGGGCCTCAGATGAGGCTTTGGCTTTGATACGGGCGATTACTCAAAAGGAACAGGCAAAGGCAGAAGATTGCCATTGCCTTGGACCGGGGCAGGCAAGTCTTTTGAAAAAGATCAATATGAGCGCAGCTCTCAAGCCTTGA
- a CDS encoding 3-hydroxybutyryl-CoA dehydrogenase, with amino-acid sequence MSEIKKVGIIGAGQMGSGIAHVCGLSGYDVLLNDLNQEKLDLAMTEISGNLDRQIGKGRISDGQKLAALSKITTTLDLQSMSDVDLVIEAVTEHEETKRKVLTSITPFLKPETLIASNSSSYSITRLAAATDRAEQFIGMHFMRPVPVMKLIELVRGIATSENTFRIAESFVESLGKTVAVSEDFPAFIVNRILLPMINEAIYTLYEGVGTVDAIDTAMKLGANHPMGPLELADFIGLDTCLSMMQVLYDGLADSKYRPCPLLVKYVEAGWLGRKTQRGFYDYRSEIPIPTR; translated from the coding sequence ATGTCTGAGATCAAGAAGGTTGGTATCATTGGAGCCGGTCAAATGGGGAGCGGCATTGCCCACGTTTGCGGTTTGTCCGGGTATGATGTTCTTCTGAACGATCTAAATCAGGAAAAGCTGGATCTGGCCATGACGGAAATCTCCGGCAACCTGGATCGTCAAATCGGCAAGGGGCGGATTTCAGACGGCCAAAAGCTGGCCGCGCTATCCAAGATCACCACAACACTCGACTTGCAATCGATGTCCGATGTGGATCTGGTCATTGAGGCGGTAACCGAGCATGAAGAGACCAAACGCAAGGTTCTCACATCGATCACCCCATTTTTGAAGCCGGAAACCCTGATTGCCTCCAACAGCTCTTCCTATTCCATCACTCGGCTCGCCGCAGCAACCGACCGGGCAGAACAATTTATCGGCATGCATTTCATGCGTCCGGTGCCGGTCATGAAGCTGATTGAACTGGTGCGCGGCATCGCAACCAGTGAAAATACATTCAGGATCGCCGAGAGCTTTGTCGAAAGCCTCGGCAAAACCGTGGCTGTGTCCGAAGACTTCCCGGCCTTTATCGTCAATCGTATTTTGCTACCCATGATCAACGAAGCGATCTACACGCTCTATGAAGGCGTTGGCACTGTAGATGCGATCGATACGGCAATGAAGCTTGGCGCGAACCATCCCATGGGCCCGCTGGAACTGGCCGATTTCATAGGTCTGGACACGTGTTTGTCTATGATGCAGGTTCTTTACGACGGATTAGCCGATAGCAAATACCGCCCTTGCCCGTTACTGGTAAAATATGTCGAAGCTGGCTGGCTTGGCCGCAAGACACAGAGGGGGTTCTACGACTATCGCAGCGAGATCCCCATCCCGACCCGATAA
- a CDS encoding FAD-binding protein yields the protein MTTLLIAEHNNTALNDATAKALTAALELGGDVEILVAGKDCAPAAEAAAKLAGASKVLVAESDALGHHIAEALSAQVVAMADQYDAIVAPATSVGKNFMPRVAALLDVMQLSEVTKIIAADTFERPTYAGNAIQTVKSADSKKVLTVRTANFAAAGNGGSAAIESVAVADAPDTTTFVSEELSASDRPELASARVIIAGGRGLASEEQFNALLTPVADKLGAAIGASRAAVDAGYAPNDLQVGQTGKVVAPELYIAAGISGAIQHLAGMKDSKVIVAINKDEEAPIFQVADYGIVGDLFDVLPELEKAL from the coding sequence ATGACAACCCTTCTGATTGCCGAGCATAACAACACGGCTTTGAACGACGCCACAGCAAAGGCTCTCACCGCAGCGCTTGAGCTTGGTGGTGACGTGGAGATTCTTGTCGCTGGCAAGGATTGCGCTCCGGCAGCTGAGGCAGCAGCCAAACTGGCCGGCGCATCCAAGGTGCTGGTCGCAGAAAGCGATGCCCTTGGCCATCACATTGCAGAAGCCCTGTCCGCACAGGTCGTCGCCATGGCGGACCAGTATGATGCAATCGTTGCTCCGGCAACCTCTGTTGGCAAGAACTTCATGCCACGCGTTGCAGCTCTGCTCGACGTCATGCAGCTGTCCGAAGTCACCAAGATCATTGCTGCGGACACCTTCGAGCGCCCAACCTATGCAGGCAACGCCATTCAGACCGTGAAAAGCGCTGACAGCAAAAAGGTTCTGACCGTTCGTACGGCAAACTTTGCAGCAGCAGGCAATGGCGGCTCAGCAGCCATCGAAAGCGTTGCTGTTGCTGACGCTCCAGACACCACGACCTTTGTAAGTGAAGAACTGTCAGCCTCTGATCGTCCGGAACTGGCAAGCGCCCGCGTCATCATCGCAGGTGGCCGCGGTCTGGCGTCTGAAGAACAGTTCAATGCACTGCTGACACCGGTCGCTGACAAGCTTGGCGCAGCCATCGGTGCTTCCCGCGCTGCCGTTGATGCTGGTTACGCACCAAATGACCTTCAGGTCGGGCAGACCGGCAAGGTTGTTGCTCCAGAGCTCTACATTGCCGCTGGTATTTCGGGGGCTATTCAGCATCTGGCCGGTATGAAGGATTCCAAGGTAATCGTGGCTATCAACAAGGACGAAGAGGCCCCGATCTTCCAGGTTGCCGACTATGGCATCGTGGGCGATCTCTTCGATGTCCTTCCAGAGCTTGAAAAGGCCCTGTGA
- a CDS encoding electron transfer flavoprotein subunit beta/FixA family protein, producing MKILVPVKRVVDYNVKIRVKADGTGVDLANVKMSMNPFDEIAVEEAVRLKEAGIASEIVVVSIGVQQAQETLRTGLAMGADRALLIKTDTALEPLGVAKLLKAVVEEEQPGMVIVGKQAIDDDANQTGQMLSALLGWGQGAFASCIKIEGDIANVTREIDGGLQNVQIKLPAVMTADLRLNEPRYASLPNIMKAKKKPLETKEAADYGVDIAPRLEVISTTEPEARKAGIKVESVAELVDKLKNEAGAL from the coding sequence ATGAAGATCCTTGTACCCGTCAAACGGGTTGTCGATTACAACGTCAAAATCCGCGTAAAAGCCGATGGCACGGGTGTTGACCTGGCAAATGTCAAAATGTCCATGAACCCATTTGACGAAATCGCCGTGGAAGAGGCTGTGCGCTTGAAAGAAGCGGGCATTGCCAGTGAAATCGTAGTTGTCTCCATTGGCGTGCAACAGGCTCAGGAAACCCTGCGCACAGGCCTCGCCATGGGTGCTGACCGCGCACTGCTGATTAAGACCGATACGGCTCTGGAGCCTCTGGGCGTTGCCAAGCTGCTCAAGGCGGTTGTTGAAGAAGAACAGCCCGGCATGGTCATCGTTGGCAAGCAGGCCATTGACGACGACGCCAACCAGACAGGCCAGATGCTCTCCGCTCTTCTGGGCTGGGGTCAGGGCGCATTTGCTTCCTGCATCAAGATCGAAGGCGACATCGCTAATGTGACGCGCGAAATCGATGGTGGTCTGCAGAATGTTCAGATCAAGCTTCCCGCCGTCATGACCGCAGACTTGCGGCTCAACGAACCACGCTATGCTTCTTTGCCAAACATCATGAAGGCCAAGAAAAAGCCGTTGGAAACAAAAGAAGCTGCCGACTATGGCGTTGACATTGCACCTCGGCTGGAAGTGATTTCCACAACCGAGCCGGAAGCTCGCAAGGCAGGCATCAAGGTTGAAAGCGTCGCCGAACTGGTCGACAAACTGAAAAACGAAGCCGGTGCGCTTTAA
- a CDS encoding rhomboid family intramembrane serine protease yields MFIPLHDKNELHYVRWQYVTLGLILLNLIVFLLSGGIEEGQTFFRFATTFGLTPSTLLASDGSMNLGSSPLLWSDFVTYAFLHGGWMHLIGNMAFLWVFGDNIEDAMGHFRFLIFYCLCAAGAALLHTLANWGSPVPLVGASGATAGIIAAYLLLHPDVRVWILILGRIPLPIPAIYCLGAWLALQLFNSLTSTGATVAWWAHVGGAITGALLIPLMKRKTVPLFQRAT; encoded by the coding sequence ATGTTCATACCGCTTCATGACAAGAATGAGCTTCACTATGTTCGTTGGCAATATGTCACGCTCGGGCTTATCCTGCTCAATCTGATTGTCTTTTTGCTCAGTGGCGGCATTGAGGAAGGACAGACATTCTTCAGATTTGCAACCACCTTTGGCCTTACCCCCAGCACGCTTCTGGCATCAGACGGCAGCATGAATCTGGGTTCCTCTCCTCTGCTGTGGTCAGATTTCGTCACTTATGCCTTTCTGCATGGGGGCTGGATGCATCTGATTGGCAACATGGCTTTTCTCTGGGTCTTTGGCGACAATATAGAAGATGCCATGGGCCATTTTCGCTTCCTGATCTTTTATTGCCTCTGCGCCGCCGGAGCGGCTCTGTTACACACTCTCGCAAATTGGGGCTCGCCCGTGCCGCTAGTCGGAGCATCCGGCGCAACGGCTGGCATTATCGCCGCCTATCTTCTGCTTCATCCGGATGTGCGGGTCTGGATATTGATTCTGGGGCGCATTCCCTTGCCGATACCAGCGATCTATTGCCTCGGAGCCTGGCTGGCCTTGCAACTTTTCAACTCATTAACAAGCACAGGGGCCACTGTCGCATGGTGGGCTCATGTGGGAGGCGCCATAACCGGCGCCTTACTTATCCCCTTAATGAAGCGAAAAACGGTGCCTCTCTTTCAGAGAGCTACGTGA
- a CDS encoding cob(I)yrinic acid a,c-diamide adenosyltransferase, whose protein sequence is MVRLNKIYTRTGDKGTTALGTGERRAKHDLRVEAYGTVDETNSIVGLVRLELADLPELDHMLSQIQNDLFDMGADLCTPDSGEKLDYEPLRIIPSQIERLEQQIDHLNGDLTPLKSFILPGGTRASAYLHYARTVSRRAERLVTALAAQETEVVSPEVIQYLNRLSDFFFVAARWANEKGSKDVLWVPGQNR, encoded by the coding sequence ATGGTTCGTCTCAACAAAATTTACACACGCACAGGCGACAAGGGCACGACGGCTCTTGGAACAGGAGAACGGCGGGCAAAACATGACTTGCGCGTAGAGGCCTACGGCACTGTCGACGAAACCAATTCTATTGTCGGGTTGGTGCGTCTGGAGTTGGCAGATCTGCCAGAGCTCGACCATATGCTGTCTCAGATTCAGAATGACCTGTTCGATATGGGGGCCGATCTTTGCACCCCAGATAGCGGCGAAAAACTTGACTATGAGCCACTGAGAATCATCCCAAGCCAGATCGAACGTCTGGAACAACAAATCGATCATTTGAATGGTGATTTGACGCCGCTTAAAAGCTTCATCCTTCCCGGAGGCACGCGCGCCTCAGCCTATTTGCATTATGCCCGCACGGTATCTCGCCGCGCTGAAAGGCTGGTCACCGCACTCGCAGCACAAGAAACCGAAGTGGTTTCTCCCGAAGTCATTCAATATTTGAATCGCTTATCAGATTTCTTCTTTGTCGCGGCCCGTTGGGCAAATGAAAAGGGAAGCAAAGACGTCCTCTGGGTGCCGGGACAAAACCGCTAG
- a CDS encoding acyloxyacyl hydrolase, translated as MKRAALFSSLLLCIFSNPASAADLSKDGSQLTTTGILSELRLGIMSHDVARREKGSVDLQAELLFNAFGDLAPDASVLQRFLTPRPHLGASLSTDNETSYGYAGLTWHFPVFDPVFVEGSFGGAIHNGKINNTSHNREPLGTRALFRETASLGVQLDDRASLMLSVEHMSNAGIGKWNHGLTSVGAHIGYMF; from the coding sequence ATGAAACGCGCGGCTCTTTTTTCCTCCTTATTGCTTTGCATCTTTTCCAATCCCGCCAGTGCAGCAGACCTCAGCAAAGACGGCTCTCAACTGACCACAACAGGCATACTAAGCGAATTGCGTTTGGGTATCATGTCGCACGATGTTGCCCGTCGGGAAAAAGGCTCTGTCGATTTGCAAGCCGAGCTTTTGTTCAACGCTTTCGGAGATCTTGCACCTGACGCGTCTGTTCTGCAGCGTTTCTTGACCCCTCGCCCTCATCTGGGAGCCTCCCTAAGCACAGATAACGAAACATCTTACGGCTATGCCGGACTGACCTGGCACTTCCCGGTCTTTGATCCCGTTTTTGTCGAGGGAAGTTTTGGCGGGGCCATCCACAACGGCAAGATCAACAACACGAGCCACAACCGCGAACCTCTGGGCACACGGGCCCTTTTCCGCGAAACAGCCTCGCTTGGCGTTCAGCTTGATGACAGAGCCAGTCTGATGCTTTCTGTCGAGCATATGTCCAACGCAGGTATCGGCAAATGGAATCATGGCCTGACCAGTGTCGGCGCGCACATCGGCTATATGTTCTAG
- a CDS encoding twin transmembrane helix small protein, whose translation MSGFATLLIPIALIGVALILLLGLINMARGKNPNRSQSLMRWRVALQLVAICIILLSLYLYQ comes from the coding sequence ATGAGTGGCTTTGCGACCTTGTTGATACCAATCGCCTTAATCGGCGTTGCGCTTATTTTGTTATTGGGCCTGATCAACATGGCCAGAGGGAAAAATCCGAATCGGTCCCAATCGCTCATGCGGTGGCGCGTTGCCCTGCAACTGGTAGCAATCTGCATCATTCTCCTCAGCTTGTACCTGTACCAATAG
- a CDS encoding acyl-CoA dehydrogenase family protein, giving the protein MDAAVSKCESLLKNLVASVYDKVAVDGRVKSDRVEAEQHITHGLAWIATYIEALKEMRGYSKTMSGEGRFGEIESLVTRIAFAEYLAQIFGGIPMTQVEFVRLADFGLSAETIADAQSPEVMRLMAEGNSKEIRTRLVALMEAAEGAASFGDAGLDETMEAFREEMNRFAESEVTPHAHDWHLKDAYIPMEVIEQMAEMGVFGLTIPEEYGGLGLGKESMCVVSEALSRAYIGVGSLGTRSEIAAELILCGGTEEQKQKWLPMIASGEILPTAVFTEPNTGSDLASLKTRATLAGDSYKVTGNKTWITHPVRADLMTLLVRTNPAEPGYKGLSMLLAEKPRGDDDTPFPAQGMDGGEIEVLGYRGMKEYDIAFDNFEVGKENLLGGEEGQGFKQLMQTFEAARIQTAARAIGVAQCALDLGLRYAQERVQFGKSLINFPRVIDKLAMMAAEIMVARQLTYYSARQKDHDKRCDLEAGMAKLLGARVAWAAADNALQIHGGNGFALEYAISRVLCDARVLNIFEGAGEIQAQVIARRLLDNRG; this is encoded by the coding sequence ATGGATGCCGCGGTCTCCAAATGCGAAAGCCTGCTCAAAAACCTCGTCGCAAGTGTTTACGACAAGGTGGCCGTTGACGGTCGCGTCAAATCTGACCGAGTGGAAGCCGAGCAACATATCACCCACGGTCTGGCATGGATCGCCACCTATATAGAAGCCCTCAAGGAAATGCGCGGCTACAGCAAGACGATGAGCGGGGAAGGCCGCTTTGGTGAGATAGAATCTCTCGTCACCCGCATCGCCTTTGCAGAATATCTCGCTCAGATTTTCGGCGGCATTCCAATGACGCAGGTCGAATTTGTGCGCCTTGCAGATTTCGGCCTTTCGGCAGAAACCATTGCCGACGCCCAGAGCCCGGAAGTCATGCGCCTGATGGCGGAAGGCAACAGCAAGGAAATTCGCACCCGTCTAGTGGCACTCATGGAAGCGGCTGAAGGAGCGGCCTCCTTTGGCGATGCCGGTCTTGATGAAACCATGGAAGCCTTCCGGGAAGAAATGAACCGGTTTGCTGAAAGCGAAGTGACACCACATGCCCATGACTGGCACCTGAAAGACGCCTATATCCCGATGGAAGTCATCGAACAGATGGCTGAAATGGGCGTCTTCGGTCTGACCATTCCGGAAGAATATGGCGGCCTGGGCCTTGGCAAGGAGAGCATGTGCGTCGTCTCCGAAGCCCTCTCGCGCGCCTATATCGGCGTCGGCTCGCTTGGCACTCGCTCGGAAATTGCCGCAGAGCTGATCCTGTGCGGTGGCACTGAAGAGCAGAAACAAAAGTGGCTTCCGATGATCGCATCTGGCGAGATCCTGCCAACTGCGGTTTTCACCGAGCCAAACACGGGCTCAGACCTTGCAAGCCTCAAGACCCGTGCCACGCTGGCTGGCGACAGCTACAAGGTGACAGGCAACAAGACATGGATCACCCATCCGGTCCGCGCTGATTTGATGACCCTTCTTGTCCGCACCAATCCGGCTGAGCCGGGCTATAAAGGCCTCTCAATGCTGCTGGCTGAAAAACCGCGCGGCGATGACGACACCCCCTTCCCGGCACAAGGCATGGATGGCGGCGAAATCGAGGTTCTCGGCTATCGCGGCATGAAGGAATATGACATCGCCTTCGACAATTTCGAAGTTGGCAAGGAAAATCTGCTTGGCGGCGAAGAGGGGCAGGGTTTCAAACAGCTTATGCAGACTTTCGAAGCTGCCCGCATCCAGACCGCTGCGCGCGCCATTGGCGTGGCTCAATGCGCACTCGATCTGGGGCTACGCTACGCTCAGGAGCGTGTGCAGTTCGGCAAGTCCCTGATCAACTTCCCACGCGTTATCGACAAACTGGCCATGATGGCGGCAGAAATCATGGTGGCCCGCCAGCTCACCTATTATTCTGCCCGCCAGAAAGACCATGACAAGCGCTGTGATCTGGAAGCTGGCATGGCCAAACTGCTTGGTGCCCGCGTGGCGTGGGCTGCGGCCGATAATGCCTTGCAGATCCACGGCGGCAACGGCTTTGCGCTGGAATATGCTATCTCGCGCGTGCTGTGCGACGCCCGTGTGCTCAACATTTTCGAAGGAGCAGGAGAGATTCAGGCGCAAGTGATCGCACGCCGCCTGCTCGACAATCGCGGTTAA
- a CDS encoding DMT family transporter gives MTTRSADFMSTLAPLLFVVLWSTGFIGSRMGAPYSEPMTFLTLRFGSVLILLLGISLVQRARWPSPKQSLHAFVSGFMIHGIYLAGVFWAIDDGMPAGLFALMTGLQPVLTAFFAHLVLKEKITKNHILGFVLGLVGISMVLLPRLSGGAFSVTLSQIFVSFIAVASISLGTVYQKRFAANLDMRTATIWQYLAAVLFCGGLSLLTETQTIIWSPDFIFALVWLVLVLSIGAIFLLLWLIEKGAVSNTASLFYLVPAVTATISFLLFGEPITAMQVLGMIVTALGVILANRNKP, from the coding sequence ATGACGACCCGATCTGCCGACTTCATGTCAACACTCGCGCCTCTTCTCTTCGTTGTTCTTTGGTCAACAGGGTTCATCGGCTCGCGCATGGGTGCCCCCTATTCAGAACCAATGACCTTTCTCACCTTGCGATTTGGCTCTGTTCTGATTTTGCTGCTAGGCATCTCTCTGGTGCAAAGAGCGCGTTGGCCCTCCCCCAAACAAAGCCTTCATGCCTTTGTCTCCGGCTTCATGATCCACGGGATCTATCTTGCAGGTGTCTTTTGGGCCATTGATGACGGCATGCCTGCCGGATTATTCGCGCTGATGACCGGTCTGCAACCTGTCCTCACCGCCTTCTTTGCCCATCTCGTACTCAAGGAAAAAATTACCAAAAACCACATTTTGGGGTTTGTTCTGGGACTGGTTGGCATTTCGATGGTGCTGCTGCCACGGCTGAGCGGAGGCGCGTTCTCGGTCACGCTTTCCCAGATTTTCGTGTCATTCATCGCCGTAGCATCCATCTCTCTGGGCACAGTCTATCAGAAGCGCTTTGCGGCCAATCTGGACATGCGCACGGCAACCATCTGGCAATATCTTGCTGCGGTGCTCTTTTGTGGCGGCTTGAGCCTTTTGACTGAAACACAAACCATCATTTGGAGCCCGGATTTCATCTTTGCTCTGGTCTGGCTCGTTCTGGTGCTCTCCATTGGGGCCATTTTCCTGCTGCTTTGGCTCATCGAAAAAGGCGCAGTTTCCAACACGGCTTCCCTTTTCTATCTTGTTCCCGCAGTTACCGCGACAATCTCCTTTCTTCTGTTCGGAGAGCCGATCACCGCCATGCAGGTGCTGGGAATGATCGTAACCGCGCTCGGTGTGATTTTGGCCAATCGCAACAAGCCCTAG
- a CDS encoding YihY/virulence factor BrkB family protein — protein MTRLWEWVVVPVRIFWRFSDNHGFALASNIAFSMLLSIFPFLLLLTGVTVWIGGDALGKVLQDMLTLLLPDAIADILQPDVDAVIAERTRSLLSISLVVFLVTLTSLVESLREGLNRAYGYYERRSILSRRAMGLIAIFGATGVMLIVASGLFFAPIAWNMLKPHISWFQDFQATFNVVRFGIAIPILTLFLVASHRWLPMRMTEWPDLWPGALTTLVLWWITAEAYSYYLSHFAQYARVYAGLAGVVATLIFLQIISMIYLYGAEVNAWIIRWRRIQRSMKARPYSTSEDHSVSPSAEQPANDR, from the coding sequence ATGACGCGTCTTTGGGAATGGGTAGTTGTGCCGGTCCGCATTTTCTGGCGGTTTTCGGATAATCACGGCTTTGCGCTGGCAAGCAACATCGCCTTCTCGATGCTGTTGTCTATCTTTCCGTTTCTGCTGTTGCTAACAGGTGTAACCGTCTGGATTGGCGGCGATGCATTGGGCAAGGTTTTGCAGGATATGCTCACTTTGCTTCTGCCCGATGCGATTGCCGATATTCTTCAGCCCGATGTTGATGCCGTCATTGCAGAACGCACCCGCAGTTTGCTGTCCATTTCTCTGGTCGTCTTTCTTGTTACCTTGACATCCTTGGTGGAAAGTCTGCGCGAGGGGCTCAATCGTGCCTATGGCTATTATGAGCGCCGCTCCATTCTATCTCGCAGGGCGATGGGCCTGATTGCCATCTTCGGTGCAACGGGCGTGATGCTTATCGTTGCGTCGGGCCTGTTTTTCGCGCCCATTGCCTGGAACATGCTGAAACCCCATATCTCATGGTTTCAGGATTTTCAGGCGACATTCAATGTGGTGCGGTTTGGTATTGCCATTCCCATTCTAACCCTGTTTCTGGTGGCGAGCCATCGGTGGCTTCCCATGCGAATGACAGAATGGCCGGACCTCTGGCCTGGAGCATTGACGACGCTCGTGCTCTGGTGGATCACGGCTGAAGCCTATTCCTATTATCTGTCGCATTTTGCTCAGTATGCGCGTGTCTATGCGGGGCTGGCTGGCGTTGTGGCGACGCTGATCTTCTTGCAGATCATCTCCATGATTTATCTTTATGGGGCGGAGGTGAATGCATGGATCATTCGGTGGCGTCGTATTCAGCGCAGCATGAAAGCCAGACCTTACTCTACTTCTGAAGATCATTCGGTGTCTCCTTCGGCCGAGCAACCGGCCAATGATCGCTAG
- the ccrA gene encoding crotonyl-CoA carboxylase/reductase, whose product MTEELLAQGTTGEKKDLYEIGEIPPLGHVPKEMYAWAIRRERHGPPEKSFQVEVVPTWELDSHEVLVLNMAAGVNYNGIWAGLGEPVSVFDVHKQPYHIAGSDASGIVWAVGSKVKNWKVGDEVVIHCNQDDGDDEECNGGDPMFSPTNRIWGYETPDGSFAQFSKVQAQQLMPRPKHLTWEESACYVLTLATAYRMLFGHMPHELKPGQNVLIWGASGGLGVFGVQIAAAAGANAIGVISDESKRDFVMKLGAKGVINRKDFDCWGQLPKVNSPEYAQWFGEVRKFGKAIWDITGKGKNVDMVFEHPGEATIPVSTFVVKRGGMVVICAGTSGFNLTMDARYIWMHQKRVQGSHFAHLKQAMAANQMVINGQVDPCLSDVFTWEQIPAAHELMLSNKHQPGNMSCMVNATKTGLKTLEETILASRGE is encoded by the coding sequence ATGACCGAGGAATTGCTTGCCCAAGGCACGACCGGTGAGAAAAAAGATCTCTATGAAATCGGTGAAATTCCGCCGCTTGGCCATGTGCCAAAAGAAATGTACGCCTGGGCAATCCGCCGCGAGCGCCACGGGCCACCAGAAAAATCGTTTCAGGTGGAAGTCGTCCCGACATGGGAGCTGGATAGCCACGAAGTTCTGGTTCTGAACATGGCCGCCGGTGTCAACTATAACGGCATCTGGGCAGGGCTCGGAGAGCCGGTTTCCGTCTTCGATGTCCATAAGCAGCCCTATCATATTGCGGGCTCCGATGCCTCAGGCATTGTTTGGGCCGTTGGCAGCAAGGTCAAGAACTGGAAGGTTGGCGACGAAGTCGTGATCCATTGCAATCAGGATGATGGCGACGACGAAGAGTGCAATGGTGGCGACCCGATGTTTTCACCAACCAATCGCATCTGGGGCTATGAGACCCCTGACGGGTCTTTTGCCCAATTCTCCAAGGTGCAGGCCCAACAGCTTATGCCACGCCCCAAGCATCTGACTTGGGAGGAAAGTGCTTGCTATGTGCTTACGCTGGCCACCGCTTACCGCATGTTGTTCGGCCATATGCCCCATGAGCTGAAACCCGGCCAGAATGTTCTCATCTGGGGTGCATCGGGCGGACTGGGCGTCTTTGGTGTGCAGATCGCAGCGGCAGCAGGAGCCAATGCGATTGGCGTTATCTCCGATGAAAGCAAGCGCGATTTCGTCATGAAGCTTGGCGCAAAGGGCGTGATCAACCGCAAAGACTTCGATTGCTGGGGCCAGCTCCCCAAGGTCAACTCGCCTGAATATGCGCAATGGTTCGGCGAAGTGCGCAAGTTCGGCAAGGCCATCTGGGACATCACCGGCAAGGGCAAGAATGTCGACATGGTCTTCGAACATCCCGGCGAAGCGACGATTCCTGTCTCCACTTTCGTCGTCAAGCGCGGCGGCATGGTCGTGATATGCGCTGGCACCTCCGGCTTCAACCTTACCATGGATGCCCGTTATATCTGGATGCACCAGAAACGCGTTCAGGGCTCCCATTTTGCACACCTCAAACAGGCGATGGCCGCCAACCAGATGGTGATCAATGGGCAGGTCGACCCCTGTTTGTCAGATGTCTTCACCTGGGAGCAAATTCCGGCAGCGCACGAACTGATGCTCAGCAACAAGCATCAACCAGGCAACATGTCTTGCATGGTCAATGCCACAAAGACGGGCCTTAAAACGCTAGAAGAAACGATTTTGGCCAGCCGCGGCGAATGA